In the Verrucomicrobiota bacterium genome, GTCACGTCGAGCCAGTGCTGCGCCATGCGCTCGCCATAATGCGGCGACTGAAGCAGGCTCTCGACGACGTTCGCAAACGACTCCGCATCCGGTCGCCGATCGTTCACGAATGCTTGCACGTCTTCCGGCTTTGGCGGCAGTCCGAGGAGATCGAAGGTCGTCCGGCGAATCAGCGTCACGCGATCCGCCGCCGGCGCCGGCTGGAGACCGGCCGGCCTTTTGGCGGCGAGGAAAGCATCGATGGGATGGCTTGCGCCCCCTGGCGGAGCAGGTTTCTTCACCGGCTGATACGCCCACAAGCCATCGGGCTTGTATTTGCGGTTCGTCCATTCCGGCGACTGGCCGCCCGAGGTTCTCACCGGAACACCGTCCTCCGCCGACCACTTCGCCTTGTTTGCTTTCGCAATGGCCTGTGCGCGCGCATCGTCCGGCCACGGCGCGCCGCCGGCGATCCAGTCTTTGATCCAGGCGATCTGCTCCGCATAAAGCTTGTCCGCTTCCTTCGGCGGCATCGGTTCCCAGTCGTCATGTGTGCGCGTCACCGCGAGATAGAGCGGACTCGCCTCTGGCTTGCCCGCAACGACAGCGGGTTTCCCGCTATCTCCGCCCTTCAGCGTGGCCGCCAGCGTGCGCAAATCGAGGCCACCCTTGATCTTCGCCTCATCCTGGCCGTGACATGCGAGACACTTCTCATGAAACAAGGGCGCGACGCGGCGCACGAAAAGCGACTCGGCCTTTTCCTCCGCAGCCAGCGAAGGAACGGCGGCACCAACCATCACCAACCACAGTGCTGACAGGCGGGGCATTTTCATCGCTCTGGTTTTCAAAATTCAGGCAACCCGATCGGCCTTGCTGTTCGTTATTGAACGCCTTTTTTGCCGGCGGCATTCGGATTGTTCTTCTGGTTCGCGCCGCCCGGGCCCCAGTCCTCGTTCTTCACGCTGCTGCCGGGAAAGACGGGGGCGACGAGTTCCTTGCGCCAGTCGGCGAGAGTGCTGGCAAGGCGCTTCTTAAGGTCGGGTTGTTCGGCGGCGAGGTTCTGCTTTTCGCCGGGGTCGCTGGCGAGGTTGTAGAGTTCGGCGGGTTTGCCGTCCGGTTCGAGGAGTTTCCACGCGCCTTCGCGGACGGCGAATTCCTTCGCGCGCAACCGCCAGAGCAGGCGTTCGTGCGGAGGCGTTTTCACTTCGCCGGCGAGGTGCGGGACGATGTTCACGCTGTCGTATTTCTTGTCGGCCGGCATCGGCACGCCGGCGGCGGCAAGCGCGGTGGCGAAGGCGTCGAGCGAGATGACGGGATGGTCGTAGGTTTTGGCAGCGGGAAGTCTGTCCGGCCAACTGACGAGGAACGGCACGCGGATGCCGCCTTCGTACAACGTGCCCTTGATGCCGCGCCACGCGCCGTTGTCGGAGCCGCTCGGCGTGTGCCCGCCGTTGTCGCTGAAGAAGAAAATCAGCGTGCGCCCGCGCTGCCCGGTCTCGTTGAGCGCGGCCGTGACGGCGCCGATGGCGTCGTCGAGCAAAGAGATTTGTGCGAGATAACGGCGGCGCTGCGGATTCTGGATGTGCGAGAACTTTTCCAATCGCTCCGGCGTAGGCTCGTGCGGTGTGTGCGGCGCGTTGAACGGCAGGTAGAGCATCCACGGCTTCCCATTGTTCCGGCGGATGAAGGCCGCGGCCTCCTCGCCGAGCGCCAGCGTGAGATGCGGCGGCACGTTGCTCACGTCCTGGCCGGCGCGGATGAGCGGCAGCGTGTATTGACGTCCATTGATCTGCCAACCGGTGTAACGATGGCCGCCGCCGATGAAGCCGAACGATTCATCGAAGCCGCGCGCCCACGGCACGAAGGCCGGCGCGGAGCCGAGGTGCCACTTGCCAATCCAGCCGGTGCGGTAGCCCGCCGGCTTCAAGTGCTGCGGCAACAACTTCTCCGTCAGCGGCAGTCCTTCGTTCGCATCCAGCGGGTCATAGACCGGATTGTTCTCGTGCCCGAACCGGGCCTGGTAACGTCCCGTCAGCAATCCCGCCCGCGACGGCGAGCACACGGGATACGTGACATAGCCGCTTGTGCAGCGCACGCCCGACGCCGCCAGCCTGTCGAGATGCGGTGTCTCCGCCTGCTTGCTCCCGTGAAAGCCAACGTCCGCGTAGCCCTGATCATCGCTGACGATGATCAGGATGTTCGGCCTCTCCGGCGCAGCCCAGGCGCAGGCGGCGAGCAACAAAAAGAACACGATGATTCTCATGGGCTGAAACCAGCGGTTGGGAACTGGCGGCAAACGGCGGCCAGATGAATCCTTCTCATTATTCTCAATTCTTTCCGTCCCTTTCCGTCTT is a window encoding:
- a CDS encoding sulfatase, whose amino-acid sequence is MRIIVFFLLLAACAWAAPERPNILIIVSDDQGYADVGFHGSKQAETPHLDRLAASGVRCTSGYVTYPVCSPSRAGLLTGRYQARFGHENNPVYDPLDANEGLPLTEKLLPQHLKPAGYRTGWIGKWHLGSAPAFVPWARGFDESFGFIGGGHRYTGWQINGRQYTLPLIRAGQDVSNVPPHLTLALGEEAAAFIRRNNGKPWMLYLPFNAPHTPHEPTPERLEKFSHIQNPQRRRYLAQISLLDDAIGAVTAALNETGQRGRTLIFFFSDNGGHTPSGSDNGAWRGIKGTLYEGGIRVPFLVSWPDRLPAAKTYDHPVISLDAFATALAAAGVPMPADKKYDSVNIVPHLAGEVKTPPHERLLWRLRAKEFAVREGAWKLLEPDGKPAELYNLASDPGEKQNLAAEQPDLKKRLASTLADWRKELVAPVFPGSSVKNEDWGPGGANQKNNPNAAGKKGVQ
- a CDS encoding DUF1549 domain-containing protein; this encodes MKMPRLSALWLVMVGAAVPSLAAEEKAESLFVRRVAPLFHEKCLACHGQDEAKIKGGLDLRTLAATLKGGDSGKPAVVAGKPEASPLYLAVTRTHDDWEPMPPKEADKLYAEQIAWIKDWIAGGAPWPDDARAQAIAKANKAKWSAEDGVPVRTSGGQSPEWTNRKYKPDGLWAYQPVKKPAPPGGASHPIDAFLAAKRPAGLQPAPAADRVTLIRRTTFDLLGLPPKPEDVQAFVNDRRPDAESFANVVESLLQSPHYGERMAQHWLDVT